A region of the Silene latifolia isolate original U9 population chromosome 9, ASM4854445v1, whole genome shotgun sequence genome:
CTCAACAAGGCCCTCACCTTTAGGTGGTAACTCCAAGCTCAGACTCTCGTCAATACAGATAATACATGTGCCTTTACCCATGAACTGTTTAAAACGCGTGTCATGGTAGCATGAGCCAGGCTTAAAAAGCATATGATGTTTACATTTCACTCATGTTATTGCATTCTTTAGTTCcgtttacaacaacaacaacaaaaaaattacATGCCTTAGTAGCGCTGGCATTTTCCCTTCTATTTTCTTACTGGTGTACTCTAATTATTTTGcattcctgttttttttttctttcgaatATTTTTTTAGCGAGTTTTATAATGACTGTTGTGTTCAATGCATCATTTATAGGTAGATGTTGGTGCCCGTGCTTTACTGTTTCGATACCTCCTAATGATTACTTATTTATTAACGCTTCgccaaattggggcaccgcgcccgatcgggcgcggtgcaacaactagtAGTTTTGAAAATGTCTCATGGTCGTTCGTCTGTAGATTAGCTCATGGACGCTAGGCAAAAGGTTTTAGTTGAAAGGAattaatacccatcggattttaaaatttcaagaaaaaaaaaattagtcgtATTTAGTAAAATTGAATCCTTACCAAACCAATTTTGGTGGCGTATCCacgtaatttaatttttttttttttttttgcattaataTGTATTTGTCAATCACAAACACAACACTTAATATTCTATGTGTTGTGTATAGACCAGTCAAACGGGTCGCGTTGGTCGGGTCAGAATACGAATCGAGttgaatacgggtcgggtcacaGGTCTGGTTAGAGTCaaaatacgggtcaagaaataatttctaaCGCCTTTTTCTCACGATTTTTTAATCaaaaattattttttaaaaattaatatttttatcatattcaatgtctacattaattatattgatataattattataataaagtttttttaataattattttattaataatattataaaatATTATAAAAGCTGTAATATCCGGATATTGTGGGACCATATAAGAGATCTTGGAATGCGTGAGAGGCCACTCAGGGGTAAGGAGTAACCCTACCGTGGATCTATTGGAGTGTTTGATGGACCTAGTGAGTGTACACTAAACCAAGTGGGACTTAGACTAGACCTAGTGAGGCtccagtggaccgagtagagCTTCCAGTGGACCTAATAAGGCTCTAGTGTGTCCCGAGTACCTTGTTAGTGGCTGAGGTCCGGCTGTTTGGTGGGCAATACTGCGGTGCCGTCACCGGGGTGTGGATACGTCTGGGTGCATCCTTGTACTGGTATGATGATCGTATAATAGAGTCTAGTTCATATCATTTGGCATGTTGCGTATTTATATATCGTATTGTGTTTTATGTCTTATTATCGAAACGAACCTGTTTGGGTTGTGTGTAATTGTaacctatttccggggtgaccTGTGttaatccatatgatatttccaatcatatggggagcagtcgTTCACAGGTTGCATTTGGTAGCACAGGATTACGGGCCGAAATACGGAGTTGGAGTCGAGGCGTTTATTAATTTTATAGTTGGCATAGAAGTTAGTGGTCATGTATAGAGATCACTTGTAATATTCATTTGTTcatatgtaattcactaaacttgtcattaacaattttttaactttttttcaaatataatatataaatattaatattttattaaaaTTCTTGATTTATCTTTGACCCAACAGGTCGACCCGTTCGGCCCGGGTCTCGGCCCTAatataacgggtcatttcgggttcgggtcaaacgggttaACGAGTCGAAATTTTCGGGTCTTGATCCTGAAAAACgtgtcgggtcgggtcagaatttGACAGGTCTAGCTGTGTAACTAGTGAACAAGCCCAGTTTTGCTAAATATTGTATTATCACAAATTGCCACAAATTGTTCTATAAGACCTACTCCGTATATTTAGGTAAGACTAACCCAATAGCATAAGACCCAACAAAATTACTTAATAAAAATatgaaatcaatcaatcaatactatatattaagtCCAGAAactaagggacttcaatgtaattaaagaaaattatacaaattaattatactatatagttttaaatcactagcaccgtgtgatggacccgattaagggatctcaatgcaaatattatatagtttgggttaaaattaaattatatagaagcttggtaatttttctaaacatttgtaagagactaaaacatagtcaattttcttaaaataaaacaattaattaaaatgatcaatttccttaaaataaaataattaattaagatggtcaatttcaaggagactaaaagaaagaagatgcttaattggtaattttcctaaatatttatagaagactagaagatggtcaatttccttaaaataaaataattaattagtataaacatgcacacttatggtattaattattatcatcataaaattatatattaaatttaaaatttatgcaattttattaaattttataatttattagatgtatagagatgctaattatttaacatacaaaaatataatataagtaggttataaataattcaagttagattccataatatataatattgcataattctatcgatttgatttaatgcatatatgtaatatatttatataaatatataatcctcttaaaattgcatgcataAGTAGTAAAAGtgatttcgtcagtaaagaaaagaattgtagtaacattagatatagttatatgatagtaatcactcaattgaatagtaaaagtaacaatattatcaaagagatagtgaaagtggtagaaacaacaatgggagtagtgaaataatccatattaatgcgacaatagtgaaagtaacaataattacggcgggagtagtgaaattatcaatattaatgcggcagtagtgacagtaacaataattacggcgggagtagtgaaagtaacaatgattacgggcaagtagtgaaatgttattactattgtttcattaataagagtaaaatattcatagcgggaatagtgaatttgtctcaaaatttattttatcgtaattttaggatatgtcataaaaaatatattaatgataaatttatgagttatgtaactttaagtaattttatttaatgaaaaaaaaaacttaatggtaagtagaggtagcccgggcgaagccgggcaccaatactagtactatatattaattccagaaaccagtggactttagtttaattaaataaatctatacaaattaattatactatatagtttttaatcatagcactgtgtgatggacctgaacaagagacttcaatgtaaatattatatagtcttggttgaaatataaatttagagaataccAGAATATGGTAAGCTTCCTTAAAATAAACAGGTCTCACTTATGTTAttattagtataaagatgttagtTATTTAACATatacaaatataatataaatatgttatattttggaaacaattaaaaggtaaataaatcaatctagatttccaaaaagtataatatttcataattcattaaatttgtaatttaattagtaaaaaataatgattgctctttaataatattctaatttaagatttcagatttatttaaatatataaatcTAATAATATTGTTGAATCGATTGGTAAGCTAATTGACGCATTGTGAGTAGTAAAATCAACAATAATagtagcgggagtagtgaaagtcatactagcaacaagaggagtagtgaaattaacaataataaatgtgGGAGTAGTGGGAAAAAAAATGACGGCGCGAGAatgaaagtaatagtagtcacaacacatgtaatgaaagtaacataGGAACAACGGAGAGggtatgaaaaattaactaacaattcgattttaagaaaatatttattttatttaaatatatgagtttgacaaaactaacgggttaaccgtaaaaatagcaggAGTAGTTAAACAAACAACAGAAATAGGTATTAACAAGGGATGTAGTtaaactaatactccctcctattctctattttcttccctatttcctaaaacggattattcaggttttcttcccctttcctttttttggAAACTTTcaatcttattttattcattcctctctcctatcaccaaaccccacccaactcacaattctttatttaattcctaattattcatttctctctcctatcaccaaaccccacccaactcacaattccttattttattcattcttctctcctatcatcaaaccccacccaactcacaattcatattttattctcctccttaatttttgtgccccatccaaaggggaagaaaaagaagaataggagggagtaatattaacagcgggagggtgaacgtgtctcataatttgttgatatttttacatctcatcataattttaagatataaattataaatgtatgtgttaaccaaatttagtgtatcatatttcatagaaaataaattttaaatggtaaataaaggtagTCCGGGCGTAGCGGGGCATCAAACCTAGTAatacttttattttaataacctaatattttaaattaataacttatatatttaaatatgttagttttcattataataaagtataaagttatcaaaataaaatcaaaaacttAATATCTCAATGTTTTTGCTTGAGTTTTTTTTCTATTGGACAAGTTCTATGCTATAAGACGTTCGTATAAGAGAGTGGTTGTTATATTATTGACCACTACTATTTTTAGAATAGATCAAGTACGTAGTACGTAATTGTTTTGAATGTGGTACCAAAAATAAAGTGAGAGCAGAAAAAAGGAAATATTACCGTACACAAGACAGAAATAACTCGCTACATTAGACAAGATGGGCCAAGGGCCAAGACAATCAAGAAATTTAAACTGCTCTGAATTCGAGAACATAATTTATTTTCGCAATACATTTTTTACTCATTTCAATACTTTTTTTACATTGTTTTCCATTTTATACCCTTGATAAAAAAAACACTCGATCTAGTTCCTCTCAATTACAAACCATACTACTGCGATTAAAGTTCGGGTAATGGCTCGTCGACGAGAGATGTGGCCTGTGCCGAGGGACAGGGAGATCTTGACACGCGCTGGCCGGCGGGGTCGACGATGTCAGTGGTGGGGGAGGACGGTGGTGTGAGTGTGGAGGGAGTTGGTGATTAAATGCAGTACAATTAGCCTTTTTATGTTCATTGTTCAACGTAGTACAATCCATGAAAATGGGAGGGGTAATACGGTTAAAAAGGTATTACAATGAGTAAAATACGTACTACGTAAATCAACACGCATTCGAGAATCACTAGTAATTTTCATAATTACAGTACACATTATCATATTCAATGTCTATATTAATTATATTTACATAattagtaaaacaaagttttttaataattattttattattaaatattataaaagctatataaaattaactttttaatcgtgtttgtaattttaaataataaaagtaatactccctccaatttcatttattgttcctctttccctttctatccattttccttattgttccctctttccttttttggacaaCTTTGTATGGTCCAAAATCAATTTGATGTGGGGTCATGTGTATTGTGTGTTTCAAATTGATTCCCTTATTTCTTATGCCAAAAAGGAaggggaacaataaatgaaattggagagAGTAATattttaactattttttcaaatataatatataaatattaaaattttattaaaattcttTATTTACCTTTGACCCAGCGGGTCGACCCGTTAGGGTCGAATTTCAACCTtgaaataacgggtcatttcgaatTAGGGTCAAACGGGCTACCGGGTCTAAATTTTCGGGTCTTGACCCTGGAAAAACGGATCAGAATTTGACAGGCTTAGTTGTGTAACTAGTGAACAAGCCCATTTTGCTATTTTTAGAATAGATCAAAGTACGCAGTAATTGTTTTGAATGTGGTACCAAAATAACGAGAGAGCAGAAAAAAGGAAATATTACAGTACACGAGACAGAAATAACTCGTTACAGGAGACAATATGGCCCAAGACAATCAAGAAATTTAAACTGCTCTGAATTCGAGAATCACTAATAATTTTCGAAGTGTAAACCCGAGCTGTACATCGTCATACATCTGGAAGATTACATTTTTTTTTACTCTGTATATGTTAACTACTCTAAAAGTAACTAGAATTTCCGAGCAGTAGCTCAAGCATGTCATTAGGGTTTAAAAGTGTCGTGCCACCTACTACAAGTTCTATATCTGGCCTCCCACTTTCCGATAACGCCTCAAAAGCCTCGCGCACCTGTTAACAAGTGAAGAACGTCAACAGAAGCTCTAAAAACCGTACCTCCAAAATTTCTCAATGGGACAGACAAAATCCCTATCACCAATTTAGATCGACAACTATGTCCCTTCCATGAAGAATACAATACAAGCAAGATCATCATGAGCAAAGACATGACATCATCAATGTGGCACAGcagcaacaacatcagagccttaatcccaaaatgacttggggtcggctgacatgaatcaatGTGGCACAGCAACAGGCAATTTGACTATGTAGCGTCAGATACTCAGAGAGTCAGAGCTGTTGATAAGACCTTACTATGGTAAACGCGTGTGTTATGTCACTTAGATTCTTCATATTACCTTGCGTACCTTTGTCCAACACTCAACACTAGGCACTTGGAGCATTCAATCTATTTTCCACAAAATACCCAAGTCTAACATATGGTCACAAACTCGTGTTGGATAGTTCTAATCAAGTCACAAACATAGATACTGGGATGACGAAGATGGTGCACCACTAGCATGAAACAAAGCCACAAGTAAATCAAGACATAATAAAATGCAGAAAGAAACTCGAATACAATACAAAACATCAAATGAAATACTGAAAAAACACAAACCTCTATGCCGTTGGTGCCTCcaataacaaaaacaaagatGACATTATGGTCTGCAAGGCTAGGTTTTGTCTGCAGAGATCAGGAAGTGAACTTAATTTCAAAAAATCAGGTTTTATTTTATTCTATTGATTTAAGACCAGTAAAAAACTAACCTGCCCAAGGCCAAATCTACCAAATCCACTTTTGAAAAGCCTCCCCACAGCTGAAGAGTGATGCTCTAATCCAGGTATGTCATTTTTGCCCAATGCTCGAACTAACAGTTTGTATAGTAGACCTTTACTTTCCAAAGACTCACCACCAAATCCAAATTCCGACGAAAAAGGTCCATCCCTCAAAGGCGCATTTTTCATCTTTAAACCAGAAAACTTGTACAAGAATTTAAAGAGGTTATCAACCCTATCACGCAATTCCAACTTAAGCTGCACGTCGTTATATCCTTCATCTTTGTTTGTAGGATCATCAACATCTTCATCACCCCAGTTACCCCAttgatcatcatcaaaatcgtcgaTATTTAACTCTTTTGCTGGCTCTTTCTCTTTCAAACTAATCTTGCTTCTGTATGTTTCAAGTTCTTTGGTAAGATCCTTGACAAAATTGAGGTTTGCTAATCCTGGGTTCTCAAAAATTGCATCAACAATGGCTTCCTTCATTAGTTGTTCTTCCTGCCAAGAGAAAGGGCTCGTAGATCCTGTTGTCGGAAAATTTTCACCCGCCAATATATACCCAATTACTGTCAGAAGCAAAGCATCTCGAAAAGAAATCAATCCTTGAGATGACTTTGATATGCCATCATGGGACCCGGTTAAGATACTTTTGTTAATCAAATCACCTATCTGAGCAGCCAAACTTTGACTTGTGTCCCCAGCAGACACGTGCAACATTTTTTCGGCGCTGATAAACGCATCCCATTTGTCACAATGTACTTCATCTAGAGCAGCTAGTGTGGCAGCAGCCAACTGGATAATGCCTTTATTTTTCAGAAGAGAAGAGTCGGTTGAAGCCAGGGCATTTATCATATTTTCCAACTCTGACTTCGAGGCAGAACCCGAGCGAGATTTCACGTTCACAGAGATATTCCCCTTCCGAAGGGCTTCTTGGAGCCACTTCTTAACCAGTACAGCCCCTTCCTTCATACCCCTGTCTAATATGGCTTCTAAATAGGGGGTACCACGGAAATTTTCTGTGGCTACAAAGGACCCATCAAGCAATTGTTTTACAGAATTACAAGACGTATCATCTTGAATTCTTGAGCTAAGGTTAATCAAATCCTTGATCTTTGAATCAGGACTACTGGAATTCCATCCACAAAGTGCAGCTTCCATGCCTTCAAGGAGTCGAAAATTATCAGCTCTGGAGTCTTTGTTGATAATGTTATCAAGTGGTATGCGGACATCAAGAGGTGCACGTTGTATGAGAGTAGAACCTGGCTTTGCCTGGGCGTGAGAGTTTCTTGCATGTGTGGATATAGGTGATCTGTCTTTACGGGGCAAAGCAGAAAATACACGGTCGAAGAAGGAATCACCATGACGACTAGGAGTCAAAAGATCCAGAGTGCGATCAATCAACAGCAAGCCAGCTGATCTTCTACGACGGCCTACATCATAGAGACTTGACATGTCTGTCATCATCCTTCCAACTGCTTTTGATAGGTCCCCAAACGAAAATATTTCCAATTTTAGATCCATCTATACAAGAAGAATACAAAATGAAAGCATTAAAATGTGCGAGGTATCAGGGATCTAATTTGCTCAGACGTCTTTAACACAGATGCTAACCAGCTAATAACCCCAAACATTAATATCAAACGCTTATATCATCCAATATAATGACGTCATGTTTATAAACGGATAAATAAATGATGGACATACACCAAATACTACAAATTCAGCATAAGATTGCGTTTCAATCCAAATTAATCTAATACAATAATGCCCTATCATGACTAACTTCATTGGAGGAGGCAGGAACCCAATTTTTTATGTGATGCGATAGTCTCTTGCTATTACTCCCTTCAACCATAATTAGCTCTACAAACAATAGTGCTTCATGCACAAACAGCTCTCAACAACCAAAATGGATTCAGATTATAATCAATTTGGTTTAAAAAAAAAGGGTTTTAGCATGCGCCTATGAATTTATAAGACCAAAAGGGGAAACGATGGCTTGGCATAGAACTGTTTGGGATGGGATAGTCCAGCTAAAACATGATTTTATGGCCTCCTTAGCCATTCAAGATGCTCTACCCACAGTTGAGAGTCTAAGGAACAGAGGGACATCGCTGGTGGATGTTTGCTGCTTATGTAGTTATGTTTCAAGGACGCTGAAACAATTCCCCACCTTTTAGTGCAGCTAGTCCAATGAAGTATAAGCACACATTTGCAAATGGACAGGACCAAGTATAAAGAGGAATTCCCTAATGGCAGTCATAAGGTGGTTGTCTCATTGCCATAGAGGTCAGCATACAATCATAAGAAATAGAAGACTCTTCCAGGATTTGAAGAGAAGACCTGAGGATATCAATAAAACTACTATGTTTCAAATTTGTGTCAGGGTCTTGTATAAGGAGGGTGATGAGGGAACTCTATTAGCAGCTATTGGCTGTTAGTTTTTACTCTATTGGATTTACTTCGAAGAATCAAAGAGCATACTACAAATTGCACTAGTAATTACCTTATTGATGAGTTATCTGATctgttcaaaaaaaattataatagaagacataaataaaaaaaacatagCTAACTACAGGTATTATGATCTAAAGAATAAAAAATGGTTTAAATGCTCAACCTAATAACACGACTATCAAACTAAAATAGTCAATCATTCAACTTCAAACATATCAGGTCAACAAATTTGAATAAACTCAGCAAATCAAAGAACAAATGTAAAGCACAAACTTATAGAAGCTCTGACAACAAAGACG
Encoded here:
- the LOC141599828 gene encoding sec1 family domain-containing protein MIP3 — protein: MSVVDVTKSAIDAIHQISEYLVGATIYLDSGCTESFQSLGAFSLFLEHGARAVCCLENLSPLDTVADWNGTADPAKKVVVMTSSLLSDTHRYTLRCLSVHPSVQCCSIFTSISEIGHSTYPDSPLGPDAFREYESLLIQDYEELVNKSETKSEQSDEKNLTEKLGTEDEGWATFDEKDISQTVTSPTARGAYDENSKGREKKLAVSVQHFPMIFCPLSPKFFVLPSGGSVAQASLSSEHEDSLSPGLPPMSTGITSDGEEVPGATLTAHFLYYLTSKMDLKLEIFSFGDLSKAVGRMMTDMSSLYDVGRRRRSAGLLLIDRTLDLLTPSRHGDSFFDRVFSALPRKDRSPISTHARNSHAQAKPGSTLIQRAPLDVRIPLDNIINKDSRADNFRLLEGMEAALCGWNSSSPDSKIKDLINLSSRIQDDTSCNSVKQLLDGSFVATENFRGTPYLEAILDRGMKEGAVLVKKWLQEALRKGNISVNVKSRSGSASKSELENMINALASTDSSLLKNKGIIQLAAATLAALDEVHCDKWDAFISAEKMLHVSAGDTSQSLAAQIGDLINKSILTGSHDGISKSSQGLISFRDALLLTVIGYILAGENFPTTGSTSPFSWQEEQLMKEAIVDAIFENPGLANLNFVKDLTKELETYRSKISLKEKEPAKELNIDDFDDDQWGNWGDEDVDDPTNKDEGYNDVQLKLELRDRVDNLFKFLYKFSGLKMKNAPLRDGPFSSEFGFGGESLESKGLLYKLLVRALGKNDIPGLEHHSSAVGRLFKSGFGRFGLGQTKPSLADHNVIFVFVIGGTNGIEVREAFEALSESGRPDIELVVGGTTLLNPNDMLELLLGNSSYF